The following coding sequences are from one Humulus lupulus chromosome X, drHumLupu1.1, whole genome shotgun sequence window:
- the LOC133805547 gene encoding uncharacterized protein LOC133805547: MVCLCGTTYSLMMNGRIHGRFKGEKGLRQGDTISPLLFVWEFCDALGLSANKSKSHIYFGGVDEASKQRMLAVVNIEEGSFPLKYLGIQLRPTKWKASDCGPIIRKIQLKLYTWASRHLSFSGRAQLIQSVLIGIRSYWKSIFLLPQKQVCLPKDYGGIGFREGNKWNKTLLAKYAWAISTKHDCLWKLAILRTYFMNEHVLDAAGRFKVRKFYNSLLQCDSEGSKLVGIYRVAGAFLKVDCLNKCFIVLYIDAMIRRANEARVLLLHSHSLNNREQAVLDFVARM, from the exons ATGGTTTGTCTCTGTGGCACGACTTACTCTTTGATGATGAATGGGAGGATTCATGGTAGATTTAAGGGAGAGAAAGGTCTTAGACAAGGGGATACAATTTCCCCTTTGCTATTTGTTTGG GAGTTCTGTGATGCTTTAGGTTTATCTGCTAATAAGAGCAAGTCTCATATTTACTTTGGAGGTGTTGATGAGGCTAGTAAGCAACGTATGTTGGCAGTTGTTAACATTGAAGAAGGATCGTTTCCTctcaaatatcttgggattcagctGAGGCCAACTAAATGGAAAGCTTCAGACTGCGGTCCTATTATTAGGAAGATTCAATTAAAACTTTATACTTGGGCTAGCAGACATCTTTCTTTTTCTGGAAGAGCCCAACTTATCCAGTCGGTCTTAATTGGTATTAGAAGTTACTGGAAGAGCATTTTCCTTTTGCCTCAAAAA CAAGTTTGTTTACCTAAGGATTATGGAGGTATTGGTTTTAGGGAAGGGAATAAGTGGAATAAGACTCTTCTAGCTAAATATGCGTGGGCTATTTCCACTAAGCATGATTGTCTTTGG AAGCTAGCTATACTCCGAACCTATTTTATGAATGAGCATGTTTTGGATGCTGCAGGGAGGTTTAAGGTGAGAAAATTCTATAACTCTTTACTGCAAT GTGATTCAGAAGGTTCAAAGTTGGTTGGGATATACAGAGTGGCCGGTGCATTTCTCAAAGTGGATTGCTTG AACAAGTGTTTTATTGTGCTTTATATTGATGCTATGATTAGAAGAGCCAATGAGGCTAGAGTCTTATTGCTTCATTCTCATTCTCTGAACAACAGAGAACAAGCAGTGCTTGATTTTGTGGCTCGAATGtag